From the genome of Nicotiana sylvestris chromosome 2, ASM39365v2, whole genome shotgun sequence, one region includes:
- the LOC104222063 gene encoding transcription factor bHLH18-like — MDFSSAKWWAEMEAMSTDDHALINHCQMMTQLDELPFNKPFSSSCTSYDIQPSHTAAGILDVKPPFCSYATETQQMTSFSPPLNSSSVFSSCKFNSPSANTVVQNHFENLNYTSVKTELPSGTTLNFSSDDFGDSQNLMQALGFGAADITIQKKSYNRTSLQAQDHVVAERKRRERLTQRFIALSTLIPNLKKLDKATVLGDAIKHIKQLEEQVKTLEEKAKKRNEEPVVAVKRPHLASTTSDHYSSSSEDNVSSVSTDRPQPDIEVRASDGNILVRIRCKKQTGIIKEIFSQVEKLKLSIISSSVMPFAHTTTHITIIAQMGHELGMTANNDVNRIRAAIMKLIGGQEEEAPLITS, encoded by the exons ATGGATTTTTCATCGGCTAAATGGTGGGCTGAAATG GAGGCGATGAGTACGGATGATCATGCATTGATCAATCACTGTCAAATGATGACCCAACTAGACGAATTGCCTTTCAATAAGCCCTTCTCGTCCTCTTGCACGTCCTATGATATTCAACCTTCTCATACTGCTGCTGGAATACTGGACGTGAAGCCACCCTTTTGCAGCTATGCAACTGAAACTCAACAAATGACATCTTTTTCTCCTCCTCTTAATTCCTCCAGCGTCTTTTCTTCCTGCAAATTCAACTCGCCATCAGCCAATACTGTTGTCCAAAACcattttgaaaatttgaattaCACCTCAGTCAAGACTGAGTTGCCATCTGGAACTACCCTAAACTTCTCGTCTGATGATTTTGGTGATAGCCAAAATCTAATGCAGGCCTTGGGATTTGGTGCTGCTGATATTACTATTCAGAAGAAGAGTTACAATAGGACAAGTTTGCAGGCACAAGACCACGTTGTGGCAGAAAGAAAGCGAAGAGAACGCCTCACTCAGCGCTTCATAGCTTTATCTACCCTCATCCCTAACCTCAAGAAG TTGGACAAAGCAACAGTACTTGGAGATGCGATCAAACATATTAAACAGCTTGAAGAACAAGTAAAAACCCTCGAGGAGAAAGCCAAGAAACGTAACGAGGAACCAGTGGTTGCAGTGAAGAGACCTCACCTGGCCTCCACTACTTCTGACCACTACTCCTCATCTTCTGAAGACAACGTCTCCAGCGTTAGCACAGACCGACCACAACCAGATATTGAAGTTAGAGCTTCAGATGGAAATATTCTGGTTAGGATTAGATGCAAAAAGCAAACCGGAATAATAAAGGAAATATTCAGCCAAGTAGAGAAGCTCAAACTCTCTATCATTAGCAGCAGTGTCATGCCTTTTGCCCACACCACCACCCACATAACAATTATTGCTCAG ATGGGTCATGAATTGGGCATGACAGCAAACAATGATGTGAATAGAATACGCGCGGCTATAATGAAGCTCATCGGCGGCCAGGAAGAAGAAGCTCCATTAATTACATCATAG